The Faecalibaculum rodentium genome segment AACAGTTCTTCGGCAGGCCTGGTCGGCTTTTCAGGTGAAGCGCATCCCGCCAGCAGCATGGCTGCTGCCAGGATGAATGTCCATGCGGATTTCTTCATGATCTGTTCCCTCGTTTCACGTTTACTGTATCATAACTGGGTCAGATGCTTAAGGATTCCTGCGGAAAACAGCCGGCACAAACCCGCAGGCAGAGAACTGTCACAACTGGACCGGTCCGCCGCAGAAACTGCTGAAGCACAGCTGACAGTGAATTTGTATCTCCTTTCTGATAAAATCATCGGGAGGTGATTTGATATGAAAATCGCATATTTGATGCATTATCTCGGAGAAGATTATGAAGAAGTCTCCGAAAACATAGACCAGATCCTGGAAGGCGGTGACCACGTCTTCGTGATGCTCAACGATGAAAAACTCCGGGACGATATCTTCATCGCCTATGCCTCGGTGCCGGAATGTCACGTGAGCACCGTGCAGTCGGCAGCGCTCCATGGCGACCTGTCCCTTCCTCGGGGCACCATCCTGCAGATGAAGGATGCCCTGGAGTACGAGGAAGACGCAGATGCGGACTTTGATTACTTCATCAACCTGACAGACGGCATGCTGCCAGTGCGCAGCCGGCAGGAAATCGTCCAGGTGCTGGAACAGCTGGATGGCCGGGACAACTACATTGTGACTGCCGACAGTGAAACCAGTGAAGACCTGAAAAAGCGCATGGAAGAGTACGCTTTCTTCACCAACTCCCTGAATTTCCAGAAAAGCAAAATGCTGCAGGGCATGAACTCTTTCACGAAAAACATCGTGAAGAACTTCAAGAACCGGGAAACGGATGACGTGGTGGTCCAGACCTGGCCGTTCTTTGTCCTCAGTCATGACAGTGCCGAAGCCCTCGTGGACAACCTGGCGTATTGCTCCAACCAGTTCATGATGTGCCTGTATCCCGAAGAACTGTGTTTTGGCACCATGCTTCGCAAGTTTTCTCCGGCACAGCATCAGGAACGCAGGCTGTGGATCACGGGACAGGGCGACTATCAGGAACAGGCGGTGATCCAGCCTGTCACCATGGACCAGGTTCTGGAAAACCCAGAGGCTCTGTTTGCAGTTCGGGTCAAGGCAAAGGAGAACCTGCCGGTCTACCAGAACGTCTTTGATGCCTACAACAGCTGAGGCCTGAAGCAGCAAAGACCAGGAGCCGCCGTTTGATACTGAACGGCGGCTCCTTTTGTGTGCCAAGCCGCTTCGCAGCGGGCTCAATGTCCCTCGCCCCCACCCTTGGACTTAGAATACCGGAATTCCTTTCCATGTACCAAATCTACGTCAACAATCATGCCAGTTCATCCTGCATTCAGCAGAATGTAAAGATTGAGCCAGCTAATTGCCGCTCAGTAACAGAACGCATATGCGTTCTATTATGCTATAATCAGCTTAGAAAAGAGGTATGACTATGATCTCAACAACGAAATCCACGACAATTCGTTTTGATTCTGAAGTTCTAAACCTGATCCACAAGGAAGCAGCTCTGAATGGACAGACAGGAACGGAATTTATGAGAAATGCCGTTTTGGAAAAACTGGAGGACAGTCTCGATTATCGGGATGCAGCAAAAAACCTGAAGGAGTCAGGTGGTCGTTCACTTTCAAGAGAAGAAGTCATCCGTAATCTGGGTTTTTAGCATGAAATATACCTGGAGATTTAACGAGAAAGCATTTAAACAGTTCAAAAAGGAAATTGACCGACCTGTTCAAAAGCGAATCATCGAATGGCTTGATTCTCATATTGAAGGGAGTGACGATCCTCGAAAATGGGGAAAAGCCCTTGAAGGAAATCTCGGAACGTTCTGGCGTTACAGAGTGGGCAGTTACAGGATTCTTGCTGATATCCAGGATCATATGTTTACAGTAGTTATTGTAAAAGCCGGCAAAAGAAACGATATCTATAAGCGTTAGGGAGCCGCCATTTAAAACTGAACGAGCGCCTCCTTTTCCTGTTGTGGATGACACAAATCGAGTAGGTATCTTTTCCCTCTCTCACACCAACCAGCGTGCCCTTCGGTACTGGGCGGTTCATACATGTGTATTCATGAACCTTACTGACTCCATATCGAAGTATTCCTCCATGGATAGAAGGCCTTTCTTCTTCAGGTGTTCATTTCTGATATACTTGTTCAGGAGCGTGACTGCACAACGGACATATCCCTGTCGTGCACACACGTATGAGTGAGCCTTGTCTCTGGGACACCCCAGCCTGACAAGGCTCTCTTCTTTTTTCCTGATGCTTTTCCACTGCTTCCAGATGATGGCCCTGATTCTTCTCCGGAGCTTGCTGTCCAATTTGCGAACCGTATATCTATACAGCCATGCACATCTGTAATAATTGCTCCATCCCCTGATAACTTGATTGATTTTCTCCAGCCTTTCTTCAAGGGATACGCTCCAGTTTTGCTTCGTCAGCTTCATTATCTTCTGTTCGAACTCATGGATGGACTTCTAATGCGGTATTGCCTTCCATTCCCTTTTGTTCCTTTTGAAGCCAAACCCCAGATATTTCACTTCATCCGGTCTGGCCACTTTCGATTTTGAAGCGTTCACTTCCAGCTTCAGCTTCTTTTCCAGATAATTGCTGAATGACTTCATCACCCTGTTGGCGGCGGCTTCCGACTTCACATAGATGAGCATGTCGTCTGCGTATCTCGAGAATCTCAGCCCTCTGCTTTCCAGTTCCTTGTCGGCCTGCTCCAGATAGATGTTGGCCAGTACCGGCGAAAGCGGCCCTCCCTGCGGGATGCCTCTTTCTGTCCTGACCAGCCTGCCGTCTATCATGACTCCCGCTCTGACGAACTTCCTTGTCAGCGATGTGACGTCCCTGTTATGGAACAGGTTGTCTATCAGGCGGATCAGTCTGTCCTGGTCTACCGTATCGAAGAATTGACCTTAGAATAATTTACGGACAGTCCATTTAGAGATTCTAAGAATACCGGTATCTATGTCATAGAACTACAATCACTATGAAAGAGGAAAATCTATGGCAAAGAAACGTAAAACATTTACAGATGAATTCAAGCAGGATGCGGTTCAATTTTTGACTAACCATCCAGAAATGACCGTTATAGAATGTGCTGAAACACTTGGTGTAGGCCGCAGCACCCTGGAAAGATGGAGGGCAGATTTCAACCGATCCGGTCTTTCAGCTGTGACAGCTCATAATAATGACAAGGAAGAAAAAGACCTTCTCAAAGAAAATGTCAGGCTTCAACGAGAACTCAGGGACTCACAGGAGGCTTTGAAGATTCTAAAAAAAGCCATAAGCATTCTGGGAAACTGAAGCAGGTCGAATACGAACTTGTTGCCGAGGATCATAAAGCTGGAATCCAATTCTCGGTATCCAGGGTGCTTCATAAACTTGGTCTTTCAAGATCTGGCTATTACGACTATTTAAAGCGGAAACCCAGCCACCAGGAAAAGCGCAGGCATGATGTGAAAAAGGCCATCCTTCAGATTTATGAAGACAGCCACGAAAACTACGGAGCGCCAAAAATCGCTAAAATCCTGAACTCAGGAGGGATCTCCATTACAGAAAGGACCGTTGGTGTTTATATGCGTCAAATGGGGATCCGAGCACAGTGGGTCAAGCCTCATACACAAACCACAATACGAAGTGATTTCAGTGGAAATCTGAAGAATCTTCTGGATAGAAACTTCTCTCCGGCTCACCCAAACTGCGTATGGTGCACAGATATCACCTATATCCACACAAAGCTGGACGGATTCGTTTACCTTGCCTGCATCATGGATCTGTATTCCAGAAGGATCATTTCCTGGAAGCTTACAAAAACGCTGGACACAGGTCCAATTCTGAAATCGATCGAAGAAGCCAGAAAACGCCGGCCGTCCCAGGAACCGATAATGATTCATACGGACCGAGGAATCCACTATACCTGTGATCTGTACAGAAAACTGACCAGAGGAATGATTCGCAGTTATTCAGCAAAAGGAGTTCCGTATGACAACGCCTGTATTGAATCATTCCACTCCCTGATCAAGAGGGAATGGCTGAGCAGGTTCGATATACAGAACTACAGGCATGCATACCGACTGGTGAGTCAGTATATAGATGACTGGTACAACCCTGAACGGATACACAGCCACTGTGGATATATGTCCCCAGCAGAATATGAAGTAATGTTCCAAAGGACCAGCACTGACTGAGAAAGAATTCTGGAGCGCCCTTTACAGTGGGCTATCCCCTGGTAGACTGATGAGCCTTCAGCCAAGAACTGTCAGATATTGACTCTTTGGATGAAGGCAAGAGAAAGGGGTCCAGGGGATAGTGGGCCCCACTGTCAAGGGAGGAAGCGGAGGAAATCTTTCGTAGAATTGGCAGTATCTGCCGACTCTCTAAAATCAGTGTCCGTTTTCTTGACATAGGACCAAATTTCCTCAGGTCGATGTCGACGATCCAGTTATACCCGTCGTTCATGAACTCGAGGCCTTTCAGTATCGCCTGTTCACATCTCCTGTTCTTCCTGAACCCGTATGAGCTGTTGCTCATCTCGAAGTCCTTCCTGTAATCCAGATAGTTTGCCAGACCGGCCTGCACGACTCTGTCTCTGGCTGCCGGGACATTGAGCCCCCGCATGCTCCCATCCGGTTTCGGGATATCGGTCCTTCTGGCTGGCAGTGGTTTATAGCTGCGGTCCAGTATCTGTTCCCGCACGGCCCCTTCCTTACTCATCTTCAGGGGCTCTCCGGGTTTGTCCTTTGTTGGTTTGTCGTGCAGGAGGCATTCCTGATATTTGCAGTAAATTGTACGTTCGGCCTTTCACTCCATCCTCATTACAGGGGCTTCTTCGCTACTATGGC includes the following:
- a CDS encoding beta-1,6-N-acetylglucosaminyltransferase — protein: MKIAYLMHYLGEDYEEVSENIDQILEGGDHVFVMLNDEKLRDDIFIAYASVPECHVSTVQSAALHGDLSLPRGTILQMKDALEYEEDADADFDYFINLTDGMLPVRSRQEIVQVLEQLDGRDNYIVTADSETSEDLKKRMEEYAFFTNSLNFQKSKMLQGMNSFTKNIVKNFKNRETDDVVVQTWPFFVLSHDSAEALVDNLAYCSNQFMMCLYPEELCFGTMLRKFSPAQHQERRLWITGQGDYQEQAVIQPVTMDQVLENPEALFAVRVKAKENLPVYQNVFDAYNS
- the relB gene encoding type II toxin-antitoxin system RelB family antitoxin translates to MISTTKSTTIRFDSEVLNLIHKEAALNGQTGTEFMRNAVLEKLEDSLDYRDAAKNLKESGGRSLSREEVIRNLGF
- a CDS encoding type II toxin-antitoxin system RelE family toxin; this encodes MKYTWRFNEKAFKQFKKEIDRPVQKRIIEWLDSHIEGSDDPRKWGKALEGNLGTFWRYRVGSYRILADIQDHMFTVVIVKAGKRNDIYKR
- a CDS encoding group II intron maturase-specific domain-containing protein, whose protein sequence is MHEFEQKIMKLTKQNWSVSLEERLEKINQVIRGWSNYYRCAWLYRYTVRKLDSKLRRRIRAIIWKQWKSIRKKEESLVRLGCPRDKAHSYVCARQGYVRCAVTLLNKYIRNEHLKKKGLLSMEEYFDMESVRFMNTHV
- a CDS encoding transposase — its product is MAKKRKTFTDEFKQDAVQFLTNHPEMTVIECAETLGVGRSTLERWRADFNRSGLSAVTAHNNDKEEKDLLKENVRLQRELRDSQEALKILKKAISILGN
- a CDS encoding IS3 family transposase, with protein sequence MKQVEYELVAEDHKAGIQFSVSRVLHKLGLSRSGYYDYLKRKPSHQEKRRHDVKKAILQIYEDSHENYGAPKIAKILNSGGISITERTVGVYMRQMGIRAQWVKPHTQTTIRSDFSGNLKNLLDRNFSPAHPNCVWCTDITYIHTKLDGFVYLACIMDLYSRRIISWKLTKTLDTGPILKSIEEARKRRPSQEPIMIHTDRGIHYTCDLYRKLTRGMIRSYSAKGVPYDNACIESFHSLIKREWLSRFDIQNYRHAYRLVSQYIDDWYNPERIHSHCGYMSPAEYEVMFQRTSTD
- a CDS encoding reverse transcriptase domain-containing protein, whose amino-acid sequence is MSKEGAVREQILDRSYKPLPARRTDIPKPDGSMRGLNVPAARDRVVQAGLANYLDYRKDFEMSNSSYGFRKNRRCEQAILKGLEFMNDGYNWIVDIDLRKFGPMSRKRTLILESRQILPILRKISSASSLDSGAHYPLDPFLLPSSKESISDSSWLKAHQSTRG